A stretch of Triticum aestivum cultivar Chinese Spring chromosome 1D, IWGSC CS RefSeq v2.1, whole genome shotgun sequence DNA encodes these proteins:
- the LOC123170251 gene encoding submandibular gland secretory Glx-rich protein CA produces MGNCGLKPKALGDDDAPPPAEPPTAPATGAEQEAALPAVVEEAQVPAEEASRDVVVGQQSEEGTSAAAETKEQEEPKETEGTEPPKEKETVAEEAPSAGELPTSTPASVA; encoded by the exons ATGGGGAACTGCGGGTTGAAGCCGAAGGCGCTTGGCGACGACGACGCTCCCCCGCCTGCCGAGCCGCCGACGGCACCGGCGACCGGCGCGGAACAGGAGGCGGCGCTGCCGGCGGTGGTGGAAGAGGCACAGGTACCTGCGGAGGAAGCTAGCCGGGACGTCGTGGTCGGGCAACAGAGTGAG GAGGGTACCAGCGCAGCAGCTGAAACGAAAGAACAGGAAGAACCGAAGGAAACAGAGGGCACGGAGCCCCCGAAGGAGAAGGAAACGGTGGCGGAGGAGGCCCCCTCCGCCGGCGAACTTCCGACGTCCACGCCGGCCAGCGTCGCCTGA